Genomic DNA from Thermotoga petrophila RKU-1:
ATTCTCTGAAGCGCTCCCAGGTACAGTAGGATACTGAACCCGATGATCCACCAGACAGTGACACCAATGATACATACCCAGGCACGTGCAGGTGTTGCGAACCATGAAATTGGTTGTTTGAGAAGACCCAGCTTGGTGAGATAGTAGTTCAACAACCCGTTCGGAGCGGATGAAAAAATCCACCTCCAAGTTGTCAGAACACCAACAGAGCTGAAAAATGTGGGCGAAACAAAAGCGACCAGAAGCCACAGCTTACCGTACCATTTCTTTTTCAACAGAAGAGCAAATATCATCGAAACAGCCATGACGAGGGGAATGCTTATGATAGCAAACATCACTGTATTTTTAACGGATTGCCAGAATCTGGAATCGTTCCAGATTCTCACGTAGTTATCCAGTCCCACAAATTGTGTTGTTCCCAGAAGCGACCATCTGTAAAAGCTCATTACGAAACCATAAACAACCGGTATAACTATGAAAAGAACGAAGAAAAAGAAGTGGGGGAGCAGGAACCCCCATGCTCCCAGCTCCCTCTTCAAAACACGCTTCATTCTCATCTTCTTTAATTGTTTTTCCATGAGAATATCAGTTTTTTCTGCCATCCTTTCAACCCTCCAGCCCGCTCATTCTCCAACTGTTGCCCAGTAATCATCAATTATTTCCTGAGCAACCATTTCGGCTTCCTCCATTGCTTCCTCAGGCGTCATGCTCTTATTGATAAGCACTTCTTCAATGTATGGCACTATCTCGGCAAGGATCTCAGCTATGTACGGGAACATCTGGAAGGTTTTAACATAAGATACCTGTTGAGCAGCGACGTACAGATGTGGGAACTTTTCTTTAAATTCTTCGCTCTCAGCTATGGATTTCCTGGCGGGTGTCTGACCAGCCGCATACCATTCGATTGCGTGATCCCACAGATACTTAACCCAAGTCATCACGGCGTTGAAGGTCTTTTCATCTTCCACCATGACCTTTGGAATTGCGATCACATGTGAACCACCAAACACGGATTTTGTTGTTCCAAGCTGAGGAGCTGGTGCGTAACCAAAGTCATTTCCAAGCAGATCAAGCCATGGATTGATTGTCCAGATACCTGTTATCAAGATAGAACCTGCTCCAGACTCAAAGGTTGGCCCTGCATCGATAGGTTGATCAGGATACAATCCTTCTTTTTGAAGTTCCTGGAGGAATTTGAGAACTTTTATACCAGCTTCTTTGAATGCAGGACGCTTGAAGTCAGGTGTCAGAATATCTCCACCAAACTGCCACAGCAAATGTACAAATTCCCAATCCCAGCTTGGAGACTCACACCATGGGAATGAACCTTCTGGTGTGACTTTTCTGAGAGCTCTCAGAACGTTTACAAACTGTTCGCTGTTGAGTGGCCCTTCCTTCAATGGAAGGTCTGGATCAAGACCAGCTTTTTTGAAATTGTCTTTCCTGTAAGCCATGTAGAAAATCCAGACGTCAATTGGTATTCCATAATACTTACCGTCTTTTGTTACAAGTCCTTCAAGGACAGAGGGATAAATATCATCGATATCGATACCCCACTGTTGGAGTTCTTCTTTTGTGAAGGTTCTGAAGTGATCAAGAAACAGCGGCATGTCATGTTTTCTAATAAACAGAACCTGGGGAGCAGATTTCGTGGAAATACCTGTGGCAAGCTTTTGTTTGTATTCCAGAGAACTTCCTACGACAAGATGAACAATCTCAATATCAGGATGTGTTTCGTTGAACTTCTGAATGATCTGATCCATATACGCTCCATCAGCACCGGAGAGTGGCGTCATGAACGTAATTTGAATCTTGGCTATGAGTGGAAGAGCTAAAACAAGAACTACCAGAAATACCAGTAACTTCCTCATGAAAGTTCACCTCCATTCGAGTATATTCAAAGATAGGTACGTACCAATTTTCGGTTGTAATTATAACCTTTCCATCTCAAACAATTCAAGGTGAATTTTTTGGAAATATTTTCTTTTAGAGCCAACTGCAGACAACTAGAAATAATTATTCCCCGATTTCTCATTTTTTCACCTTCGTTCAATATTTTGAACCGAGATGTCACAGTCTATATAATATATGTACGTACAAAATGGATTGAGGAGGTGCAGCAATGAGATTTCTTTTTCTGATGATTACGCTAACAGCATTGACAGGTTATATTCTCGCCGACGAACAACCCACCTTTCGATGGGCAGTAGTACATGATCCATCAATTATTAAGGTAGGAAACATGTATTACGTTTTTGGAACACATCTTCAAGTCGCAAAATCGAAAGATCTAATGCATTGGGAACAAATAAATACGAGTGCTCATGACAAGAACCCCATCATTCCTAATATAAATGAAGAGCTAAAGGAAACCCTGAGTTGGGCAAGGACTCGAAACGACATCTGGGCGCCTCAGGTTATCCAACTTTCCGATGGAAGATACTACATGTATTACTGCGCTTCCACCTTTGGTTCACCAAGATCTGCCATAGGAATCGCAGTCTCCGATGATATAGAAGGTCCGTATAAACATTACGCAGTTATTGTGAAATCCGGTCAGGTGTATTCTGTGGACGGTCCGAGTGAAGATGGGACACCATACGACTCCAGAAAACATCCCAATGCACTCGATCCTGGCGTTTTTTATGATAAAGAAGGGAATTTGTGGATGGTTTACGGGTCCTGGTTTGGAGGAATTTATATTTTAAAGCTCGATCCTAACACAGGCCTTCCCCTTCCTGGACAGGGTTATGGTAAAAGGTTAGTGGGTGGAAATCACAGTTCCATGGAGGGGCCATACATCCTTTACAGTCCTGATACAGATTATTACTATCTCTTTCTGAGTTTTGGGGGCCTTGATTACAGAGGAGGATACAACATCAGAGTTGCAAGATCCAAGAACCCAAACGGACCTTACTACGATCCCGAGGGAAAGAGTATGGAAAACTGTATGGGAAGTAAAACAGTGATATCAAATTATGGGGCAAAGTTAGTTGGTAATTTTATCTTGAGTGAGAGTAATACTATCGATTTCAAAGCTTTTGGATACGTATCTCCTGGACACAACTCTGCCTATTACGATCCAGAAACTGGGAAGTACTTCATCTTCTTCCACACGAGGTTCCCCGGTAGAGGAGAGACCTACCAGCTCAGGGTCCACCAGCTTTTCCTCAACGAAGATGGGTGGTTTGTTATGGCTCCATTCCCATATGGTGGCGAAACAGTCTCAAAATTGCCCAATGAAGAAATAGTAGGTGAATATCAGTTCATTAATCATGGGAAGGAGATAACCGATAAAATCAAACAGCCTGTGAGAATAAAACTAAACAGCGATGGAAGCATAACCGGAGCTGTCGAAGGAAGGTGGGAGAGAAAGGAACACTACATTACCTTGAAAATCATCGAAGGAAATACAACTGTTATTTACAAAGGAGTACTCCTGAAACAGTGGCATTATTCGGAGAAAAAATGGGTGACGGTGTTTACAGCTCTTTCCAACCAAGGAGTTTCTGTGTGGGGAATAAGAGTGGAAGAATGATCCCAATACTCTAAACGGAGGTGTTAGGTCATGAGAAAGGCATTGTTTTTGTTTGCACTGACAGTGCTACTCGGTGTGGGGTTTGCTTTTGATCCCAACAACGATCCTTCTCTAATTGCTTACTTTCCGTTCGATGGAAACTTGAAGGATGCAACAGGTCATTTCGGAGAAGCCGTCAAGACTGGTAGAA
This window encodes:
- a CDS encoding carbohydrate ABC transporter permease; translated protein: MAEKTDILMEKQLKKMRMKRVLKRELGAWGFLLPHFFFFVLFIVIPVVYGFVMSFYRWSLLGTTQFVGLDNYVRIWNDSRFWQSVKNTVMFAIISIPLVMAVSMIFALLLKKKWYGKLWLLVAFVSPTFFSSVGVLTTWRWIFSSAPNGLLNYYLTKLGLLKQPISWFATPARAWVCIIGVTVWWIIGFSILLYLGALQRIPPEQYEAAKIDGAGPWAQFIHITLPWMRNVLFFDVVRQVLLAFGLFDQVYFFTAGGPAGSTRTMVYYLYMVGFERQQLGRAAAISWYMFIIIFGFALINLFILTKSIRGAEGE
- a CDS encoding extracellular solute-binding protein, whose product is MRKLLVFLVVLVLALPLIAKIQITFMTPLSGADGAYMDQIIQKFNETHPDIEIVHLVVGSSLEYKQKLATGISTKSAPQVLFIRKHDMPLFLDHFRTFTKEELQQWGIDIDDIYPSVLEGLVTKDGKYYGIPIDVWIFYMAYRKDNFKKAGLDPDLPLKEGPLNSEQFVNVLRALRKVTPEGSFPWCESPSWDWEFVHLLWQFGGDILTPDFKRPAFKEAGIKVLKFLQELQKEGLYPDQPIDAGPTFESGAGSILITGIWTINPWLDLLGNDFGYAPAPQLGTTKSVFGGSHVIAIPKVMVEDEKTFNAVMTWVKYLWDHAIEWYAAGQTPARKSIAESEEFKEKFPHLYVAAQQVSYVKTFQMFPYIAEILAEIVPYIEEVLINKSMTPEEAMEEAEMVAQEIIDDYWATVGE
- a CDS encoding arabinan endo-1,5-alpha-L-arabinosidase → MRFLFLMITLTALTGYILADEQPTFRWAVVHDPSIIKVGNMYYVFGTHLQVAKSKDLMHWEQINTSAHDKNPIIPNINEELKETLSWARTRNDIWAPQVIQLSDGRYYMYYCASTFGSPRSAIGIAVSDDIEGPYKHYAVIVKSGQVYSVDGPSEDGTPYDSRKHPNALDPGVFYDKEGNLWMVYGSWFGGIYILKLDPNTGLPLPGQGYGKRLVGGNHSSMEGPYILYSPDTDYYYLFLSFGGLDYRGGYNIRVARSKNPNGPYYDPEGKSMENCMGSKTVISNYGAKLVGNFILSESNTIDFKAFGYVSPGHNSAYYDPETGKYFIFFHTRFPGRGETYQLRVHQLFLNEDGWFVMAPFPYGGETVSKLPNEEIVGEYQFINHGKEITDKIKQPVRIKLNSDGSITGAVEGRWERKEHYITLKIIEGNTTVIYKGVLLKQWHYSEKKWVTVFTALSNQGVSVWGIRVEE